In Yamadazyma tenuis chromosome 7, complete sequence, the sequence GGTAGCTGTTGGAGTAGTAGTAAGACTCCAGTTAAATATGGTGCTCATTGATTAATGGATTATATTGGTGAAAATAGGAAGAAATCGACGAATTGGGAGCCTTTTATATTCATACCAGTGGACACTGTTGCGGTATTGCCATCTGTTATTGTGACCATGATAGGAATATTTTGGGTTTAAGGCTTGTGCATGCGGGTTTATCTACTAGTGGATTTTAGTGGGAAAAAAACTAGCGAAGGTTTGACAGGAAGCCGAATTTTTAGCGATTTATAcaacaacgagttggtgCATGTAATATGGCTTCCGTGGGACCTTCTTGCTACTTAAACTAAGAAACCTCTGGTATGGAAAATGGAATTTCTAGCTGCAATAGGCGGTGTGGCCACAGGAGACTCTGACCACCAGAGGGAAAAGGGCGTTACCCGCTTATGTTCAGTTTACGTAAGCGGGAACCAAATGACAGGAGTCATGGCCCCGAGTTGGAATGTACCACCCAAACGGCTGACGCGTTATTTGTGAACCCTTTTGGAAGTGTCCGAGTCCAGGTGGATAGTTAATTGAATATGATCGGCGATGAGATTGACCATGCAACAACCAGGAAACAATAGCAGATCCCTGCAATGGGACATTTTCAGCTACATTCAATTGCTTGGTCATATTTATCAATCTACAATGATACTCAAATCTATAAACACCTCTCTCCCCTTCACAAAGTCTCCAATTCGTTGTCGTTATCGTGAATCCTACTTTCACCTTTCTCTATCAGCTCCTTCACAAGTCCATTCTCGTCGTCAAACTGTGAATCACGATGCACATCGACCTCATTTCTAATATGGGCAACCTTCAAGCGGTTGGTCTTTCCAAACACAAAATATGGATGGAAGCCTGTAAACACCAAGCCACAAATAGCCACCATTGCCGCAtccaacaccatcaagtACACCTCATGGGAAATCAAGTATCCACTCCATCCCTGggccaactccaccacTCTGTAAATACACCGCACGTATATAGCAAGGGTTCcaatggtgatggccaAGGGATAGAAATTGACGAGTGGCCGGGCACGAAGGTCAGCAAATTTCGGATTGTATGAACCATCCATATGAGTAATTTTGAGTTGGTTGGCAACTCGGGTATTGAACAACAAGCGGAAGAAACTCAAAGGAGTTCGGGTTGGCAGGCCCTCAGGCTTGAAGAATATCCGTAAGAGAAAGTCGAaccacaaaatcaaaaacacTGACATTGAAAACACTTGGAACACAATTCCTGCAATCATGATGTTTGTTCCTAAGGAAGTGTCTTTGTTTTCGGACGACTCGGCCGATGCAATACCTCCTCCAATGGCCTGGATCACCAAGGAGGTGACATCAAAGCTGATGAATATGTAGGTGTACCAAAGTGGCTTGAGCAACGAATACTTCCGGCCATAGGTCGCCACCAATTGACCGAACGTAAAGTATATTCCAGCCATGATAAATGCAGGGGATATTGTCAAACTCACAAACTCAAGGAGGAAATAGTTGATTTCGGTGGCATCAACAAATGCAAGAATTCTTCCTATAAATCCAATAAATTCGAGGGTGTACCCGCAAAAAAATGACACATTAAACCACTGGTACCGAGAAACAGAAAACATTGACGTATAGtacaaccacaacaaccCAAATAATGTCAAGTATATGATATTGGCAGCCCGATTGAGACGAAAGTCAAAAAAACTATACTCCCAAAAGAGACCTTCAAGGTCGACGGAGCTGGCAAAAATCGCTTTTGTAGCTGCTGCTTTAACTGAAGATTCCGTGGCAGTAGCAATGGCATTTTCAGCTGATATAATTGCCAAAGACGCTTCTGCTCCCCGAATCACTCTTGAGAGCGATACGAGATCTCCAACATCGGTGGCGGTTTCTATCAGTTTCGCAGCTTCCAGAAGAGTGGCAAGAAGGCCGCTAGTGTAGGATGCGTCCACACTCCGAGTGGAGATAGTGGAAGGCCATGGGGTCGTAGTCCAAGATGTGAGCTGTATAGACATCTTATGCAGCACTATGAAAGGTTGTTCGTATTCGCACTGTTTGCACCTGCGAAAAAGCAGCGAAACCAGCTCGTCTTATAGGCATCCCCATGGCCGCAGCCGCTTTCGAGACAAAATGGGAGAAAATCTTAAGAAAAGTTCCATCTGATTATATTTGAGGCTCAAACGGATAGACTTTGTGTTATTCCCGACCTACGATACTCCAggaaattggtgatggtgtATATGGGCCATACCTTTGTGGTATGGCCCATACCACAAAGGTATATCCCATAGACTTTGAGTAGGGTTTTTCTAGGCCACGAGGTACAACACGTAAGTTTTCCAGGATCTCGGCGGAGATTAGCTGAATATGAGGCGATTATGTAAGCGAAGTTAAGCAATTCCAGGCTCGCAACGTTGCTCTCATACAGCTTCGGAGGTGGTATGTTTACGATATAATTTATTATGCAATATGGACGTGTAACTAGTATACAATGTTGGTTTGGAAATCAGCCGCTTCTGGCTCCTGCTCGTACTCGACTTCGATTCTAGGCCTTTTTCTGGTTTTAGAATCACCGGTGGTAGGTCTCTTTTTGGCTTCTGGCttggattcttcttcttcttcttcactatCACTCTCACTGTCTTCACTTGAATCATCCAACCACCTTTCCAAGTCCTCCATGTCGACCAACtcatcatctccatcatcttcaacgTATTCGATTTCTCCCACGTCACTTTCATCTTCTAGTTCATCCTCATCTCCACTGATCAAGtcgatttcatcatcatcttcatcgatGTCTTCTTGCTGATTGTCCATCTTGCTCAAAATCCGCTTCCAGATCTTGTCGTCGACATTCAAAGGCTTGTCGCCGTATGCTCCActcttcaatctttccaacaattcttGTTCGATGGCCTTTTCAATTTTGGCAGCACTCAAGGCCTTTCTTtctctcttttcttctcttctccGGACCTTATGCTTGACACCCACGTAATGTCTTTCATCTTCTCTCATGGCCATCCGCCTTTCGGTGATGGCTACTTGGGTCAATCGGGTTAATCTTTGTTTACACTTGTGTATCAAAAATTTCTGCCAGTACTGTAATCTTCCATCGATTTGCTCCAATGCTTTGCTGTAGttcttggacaacttgATACGTTCCCACATCTTTGAAGGCAAATGGGCTCTTTCGGCTGTCTTCATATATAGATATAATCTTCCTTCGATATTCTTAACGGTAGCGTACCTGGCATTAGCCAACGGACATGATTGTCGGGAACATAAACCGGTTACGTTGTACTCATTACGACAGAAATTCTGGTTCTTGTCGGTTTTGATCTTGAATGCACAGAATTGGTGGTTTATCACCTGCCAAATAACTTCGTCAGACATGTGTGTAAAGATGTGGTCTTTCAAATtaaatttttttttattGAGATGAGAAGAGCCATGAAGCGACTGAGCCGCATGCAGGCTCGATTTCTGCTAATTACTTTTAGTGTGGATGCGATTGGGCTATTTTGCCTTTTTGAAGCTctctttcaagttgggGGCTATAGAAGTGGTAGGTTCGTGTTGGGATGCATAGAGCTTAGTACCtgattttttcaaacatTTTATTCGATTTTCTAGAGATAAATATGTTCTGTTgatttttgcaactttcaCGAATTTGACATAGCCATGGAAAGAAGATAGGATGGATTCTTCGATAATAGTCCTAATGAATCTCACCAACCAAAGTTACTACTATATAAGTTTTATTTTGGGACACTCAGGATTTGTTATCTATTCCCACTAATTCGTGTCTTACGTTTATTCTAGTCTATTAATTTGCCCGGAATCGTACCGGTTTATTAGGCACTGGAGGCTTGATCTTAGCAACCCTAGGCCCTATTATGGGAATGCTACTATTTATCTGGTTGGCGAATCTGGAgaacgaaatcaacaaaacaaTCACCTGGTAGGGGTCTTTTCTGTCGAATAAGTCGACTGTTTGAAAGATCTCGTCGTGGGGAACTCCAATCATTTCACAAGTCTTTAGGAAAAACGAAATGTTTTCCATTTGCACAAACGGCATCTTGCTGTTCTTAACTTTCTTGCACGGATTCCCTGGAATCTGTAGCAAATTGCCCAACTGACACAATAATATCCCGTCTTTGAGTATACTAATCAAGTCAAGGTTCAACGACTTATACTGGTCAATATCCGATTGGGGAATAGCCAACAAACTGAACAACCACAGTTTCACCTCGGCTTCACTTCTGTGATACTTGCTCATCCGGGAATCGGTCAAGTCCAGATCAAATGTACTGTACACGGTCTTGTTAGAATTGAACATGATCCTTCTCCAAAGCTACCAAAAATTTACAAATGCGCATCAGTTTTTATTTTAGAACAAGTTGGGACAATAACTAAATTAGTTATGCAAAGTCTTTTCGTAAGAGTGCAATCCATGGACACCACCTTCCAATTGAGCAGAAGCAGTTCTGAATTCGAATCTAACTTCCCCTTCGTAAACTTTTTCTCTTAACTCACCAATGGATTGAATACCAATGTCTTGTAAAGAGTGTTGTAATCCATTGTACAAGTAAGgaatgaacttggaaatagATCCCTTATCAACCACAGAACCAGAGACACCTTGAGCAACCAAAACCTTGTCGGCTTCGGAGAAGTAACGAGAAGTCGAAGCATTGGCATTGGAAGAAGTTTGTTGCATAGCAGCAATAGATCCCATACCTCTGTAAgacttcaatctctttccATCCCTGTAGAAGTATTCCCCAGGAGTTTCGGAGGTACCAGCTAACAAACCTCCCATCATAACACATGAAGCACCCAAAGCCAAAGCCTTGGAAATGTGACCAATGTTTCCAATACCACCATCAGCAATAGTTGGAATACCAAATTTGTTGGCGAATTCACTGACAGCATAAACAGCAGTACCTTGAGGTCTACCACAAGCCATAACTTCTTGGGTGATACAAATAGAACCAGAACCCATACCAATCTTCAAGGCATCGGCACCAGCTTCAATCAACAAAGCGGCTTGTTCTCTGGTAACAACATTACCAGCAACAACTTGTAATTCAGGGTAAGTTTCCTTGATgtacttcaacatctcAATTTGGAAAAGAGAAGAACCGTTGGAAGAGTCAATAACGACAACATCGACACCAGCATcaaccaacttggccaatctTTCTCTGTCGGCTTGAAGAGTACCAATAGAAGCACCACACAACAATTGCTTGGAGTGGTAAGATTTAGAAGCCAATGGGTAAGACTGGTTTTTTTGCAAATCGGTCAAAGAGATCAAAGATACAAAGttaccttcttcatcaacaattgGCAACTTACCCTTCTTAGACTTTCTCAACAAAGCATTACCTTCGTCCAACTTAATACCCTTCTTTCCTGTGATCAAGTCAGCAGCCTTGGTCATAACTTCCTTGACAGTAGACTTGTCATCATCGTGGAATTGTACATCTCTGGAGGTAATAATACCAACCaattttccaccaacttgaccaTTTTCTAGAGATTCTGTTAGTAAATTGTTTTGCTGAAAACcttgtttgagttttttATGGATCAGAGAATTAGTTTGTCCCCAACATCGTTTGATGTATAATCGGTAGAACGAAAGTTAATAAATTTAGGATAATCATCAGGAAATCTTTCAAGCTCAAACTCAAACGGCAACAAAGGGTTTTACATACCAGTAACTGGGAAAGTGGTGAATCCCAAaacttccttcaacttcttgacttctCCAACCGTAACTTCTGGAGCAATAACCACTGGATCGTTGATGAAACCGTTTTCGTACTTCTTGACCTTCTTGACCATTTCAGCTTGATCATCAGCAGTACAGTTGTGATGAAGAATACCAATACCACCCAACAATGACATATGAATAGCCATTTGTTCTTCAGTGACGGTATCCATAGGAGCAGACAAAAGTGGGGATTTCAAGGagatcttcttggtcaatttggtttccaagttaACGTTGGAAGCTGGGAAGTCAATCAACCTTggcaaaatcaaaaaatCATTGTAAGtcaaaccaccaaaattgGCAGAGTcaatcaaagatttgatgtCCAAGCCATCTTTTGATTTGTAATCCTTCAAATATTCAGTAGCTTTGCTTGCGTCCAACACGGTCATTTTTTTGTTTAGGATAGTTAAAGAGGTTACGATTTCTACTTTATGATATAAAATCAGGGCAACCTTTGccagaaaagaaaaaagagAACCTCAATTTCTGGGATGTGCCTCTGTATTTATACATCATCGCGGACTGATTGAGATGATGCGGGTTTTGTGTcacttgaaaatttttcatccTATGGTATCTACACCATGCTTATCGGCGCATACTTGCTACAGTTACCATCGGCCTCCAAAGGGTCTCCGTGGCTAAGTCTACAAGATCGGGTGGATTTTCACCCCCGTTGGCACATATAGAGTGAGTAAAATGACGTTTTAGGATAAATGCCAGCCTGTTCCGTCGGAGACTCCGAGTTTAGGGCCATATCGTCAAAACAGGCCCGAAGCTTCAGCTGTCCCACAAACAATCTGGGGGTGAACTAAGGATTGGAACATATAGATACATCCGTATAGAGTTGAAATTTTTGTATTCAGGATCGGTATGGATGTTAGTATGATATGCATCGAAATATCAGTGTAGCGGTTCTTGAGTAATTCTTCATTAGACATCAAGACCATCGGGAACATGTCCCAACGGCTAGCAAGGATCATCATATATCAGATACATACTGGTGACACAATAATAGGATAATGCAAAAAAAAGAGTGGTGAgtggtgaaaaatttgtgAAGTAGTTCCATTTTTCTAAACAGTTTGTGAGAAATGCTCATATATAATATCCTCATTAGAACTATTGACCAGCAACCTTTTCACCATTTCTTGAGGTGAAGTTATCCAGACCCTTTTGCTGTTTCAACTTTGACACGTACTCTTCGATTTTGTTCCAACCGTCTTTTCTAGCGGCTTCTCTAACtctttgttcttccaaagattGGTGGTAAAGCATAGTACAGTGGTCGTACAAAATGACATTGTGGTCCATAAACACTTTCAAAGCACCAAACACAAGCTGATGGATACTACGATTccagttggtggtggcagaGTTATGGGGGGGTAATCCGCTGTTATAATCAAGATCATGATGGGCATTACTGAATGAATCATAGTATTCATCATCAGTCATATCATTCATACCATTGATACCgtcattgttgatgttcaatCCCGGGTCAATCAAGTTTCTGTTGGCATCGGTGACAGCTCCAGGATTTTCtgcaagtttttgtttcaTAACTCCATTGCTGACACTAGGTTGAGTAGCATTGGTTAATTCGTAGAGGGATGCAAAGATAATAGGCAATATCACTTCTGCATTCTCGGTTATCAACGTTAAAAAGTACTCATTGGACCAGAACATCAACACTTTTTCACTGACTTGGAAAtgtgatgatgaaatacACTTTGAGAGTTGAGCAAACAAGGGAATttgaatcttcaaaaactcgCTGGGTTCCATTACTTCAAATatgtcttcaatttcattcaagaacatcacTTCTTTTTGAGAGTTGATCTTGGGCCAGAACCTAAGTAATGACATTATCACGTCTTCGGTGAGGAGGGGGTCTTTCTCCAAAAACTGAACAATACAGTATGCCAATTGTGGATGATACATCGACAAGCTCTTAACTTTATGTAGTGGCATCAATACCCGGATCAAAAAGATCTTATGCTCATCCTTCAAAGGTAATGCAAATCCATTGATAATGGAGCCCAAAATTTCCAATAATTCTCCAATTCCGTTGAATCTCTCAGTTTCATacacaaattgaagaaacacaTTGTTAATGGACTTTCTGATGAAACTTCTTAAACTTAAGAATTTGCCATAAATTCTATGCAAAGTGGTTTTCAAGCAATCTCTTTCCCTTGAATCTTCACTATCAAAtaattccaacaacttcaagatgaaatcaTGGTCGATATAGTGTTTGGCGATTTGGTGAGCAAAATCAGGACTTTCAATGAATCGCAAAAAGAACTCATAGATAGCTTGCATGTGTGGCCAGCTTAATTCATCCACCagttcatcttcatcaggATCATATAAATCTCCCACAGGATTCGCAGGAGGAGGAATGGGTCTAAACAAATTGGTTTTATACATGTTTATGACATGCTTATACATTTCCTCGGTGTAAGTAAACCTGTTTGACAGGATGAATTGAATTAACTCCTGTAAGGTAGCtcttttgatttccttgCCTCTAATATCGTAGGTTGGATCACTAAAGTCAAATAATACGTTACACTGGTCAATTTTTCGAATGAACAATGGAATTTGTTCCTCAGGGAGTACTTCATTGAAGCTAGGCAATTTGACGATTTCTTCATGGTCGGTTGGTTCGAATCTGGAAGATGAGTGTCTCTTAGGAGCCATGATCAAGTCAATGTCAAACGACTCTCTATTGGGGGAAAGTATGTTTGGATTCAAGTTGTAACCATGATGACCATGGGCTTGTTGAGAATGGCTAGCAATGTGAACACCGGTTTTGAAAGAATCCAACGGAGAACCGTCTTCCTCCAAGTCATCAGAGTGGACGGGTctgttgttgatttcatcaaaatgAGGCTCCATTTCCACGTCATTACTGATAACAATACTTGGtgagtttgtgtttgaagtAGGAGGAGACTGGTTCAAAGTTGGGGTCGAAACCTGTTTGGGCAGTAGCATGGATGGCGAGTCAGGGTTGGACTGATTGAAAGTCGAGCTCGACGAAGCACTGTTATTGGATTTGATGGACGAATTGCTATTGGTCCTGgaaggacttggagaatTGGAGTGGTTGGGTGACGACAAGGAACCATTTGCTGGTTTAGATGAAGGAGCTTGGGAggttgattttttcaagtccttaGGGTctttttccttcttctccttttTATTGGAGGATTTCGAGCCTCTGGAAAGTCTGTTCTTGAAGCctttcatcattttcagTAGGGAGAGGCAATAAATTTGATATCGACAAAGAGGACTAGAGCCAATAAACGCGGTCTAGACTAGCGACAGTTGAA encodes:
- the RSB1_3 gene encoding phospholipid-translocating ATPase rsb1 (COG:S; EggNog:ENOG503NWCU), whose product is MSIQLTSWTTTPWPSTISTRSVDASYTSGLLATLSEAAKSIETATDVGDLVSLSRVIRGAEASLAIISAENAIATATESSVKAAATKAIFASSVDLEGLFWEYSFFDFRLNRAANIIYLTLFGLLWLYYTSMFSVSRYQWFNVSFFCGYTLEFIGFIGRILAFVDATEINYFLLEFVSLTISPAFIMAGIYFTFGQLVATYGRKYSLLKPLWYTYIFISFDVTSLVIQAIGGGIASAESSENKDTSLGTNIMIAGIVFQVFSMSVFLILWFDFLLRIFFKPEGSPTRTPLSFFRLLFNTRVANQLKITHMDGSYNPKFADLRARPLVNFYPLAITIGTLAIYVRCIYRVVELAQGWSGYLISHEVYLMVLDAAMVAICGLVFTGFHPYFVFGKTNRLKVAHIRNEVDVHRDSQFDDENGLVKESIEKGESRIHDNDNELETL
- the IMD1 gene encoding inosine-5'-monophosphate dehydrogenase (EggNog:ENOG503NVXY; BUSCO:EOG09261T6U; COG:F), encoding MTVLDASKATEYLKDYKSKDGLDIKSLIDSANFGGLTYNDFLILPRLIDFPASNVNLETKLTKKISLKSPLLSAPMDTVTEEQMAIHMSLLGGIGILHHNCTADDQAEMVKKVKKYENGFINDPVVIAPEVTVGEVKKLKEVLGFTTFPVTENGQVGGKLVGIITSRDVQFHDDDKSTVKEVMTKAADLITGKKGIKLDEGNALLRKSKKGKLPIVDEEGNFVSLISLTDLQKNQSYPLASKSYHSKQLLCGASIGTLQADRERLAKLVDAGVDVVVIDSSNGSSLFQIEMLKYIKETYPELQVVAGNVVTREQAALLIEAGADALKIGMGSGSICITQEVMACGRPQGTAVYAVSEFANKFGIPTIADGGIGNIGHISKALALGASCVMMGGLLAGTSETPGEYFYRDGKRLKSYRGMGSIAAMQQTSSNANASTSRYFSEADKVLVAQGVSGSVVDKGSISKFIPYLYNGLQHSLQDIGIQSIGELREKVYEGEVRFEFRTASAQLEGGVHGLHSYEKTLHN
- the mak16 gene encoding Protein MAK16 (COG:A; EggNog:ENOG503NVUZ; BUSCO:EOG09264L3W), coding for MSDEVIWQVINHQFCAFKIKTDKNQNFCRNEYNVTGLCSRQSCPLANARYATVKNIEGRLYLYMKTAERAHLPSKMWERIKLSKNYSKALEQIDGRLQYWQKFLIHKCKQRLTRLTQVAITERRMAMREDERHYVGVKHKVRRREEKRERKALSAAKIEKAIEQELLERLKSGAYGDKPLNVDDKIWKRILSKMDNQQEDIDEDDDEIDLISGDEDELEDESDVGEIEYVEDDGDDELVDMEDLERWLDDSSEDSESDSEEEEEESKPEAKKRPTTGDSKTRKRPRIEVEYEQEPEAADFQTNIVY
- the RTS1 gene encoding serine/threonine-protein phosphatase 2A 56 kDa regulatory subunit delta isoform (COG:T; BUSCO:EOG09261T98; EggNog:ENOG503NTWN), encoding MMKGFKNRLSRGSKSSNKKEKKEKDPKDLKKSTSQAPSSKPANGSLSSPNHSNSPSPSRTNSNSSIKSNNSASSSSTFNQSNPDSPSMLSPKQVSTPTLNQSPPTSNTNSPSIVISNDVEMEPHFDEINNRPVHSDDLEEDGSPLDSFKTGVHIASHSQQAHGHHGYNLNPNILSPNRESFDIDLIMAPKRHSSSRFEPTDHEEIVKLPSFNEVLPEEQIPLFIRKIDQCNVLFDFSDPTYDIRGKEIKRATLQELIQFISSNRFTYTEEMYKHVINMYKTNLFRPIPPPANPVGDLYDPDEDESVDELSWPHMQAIYEFFLRFIESPDFAHQIAKHYIDHDFILKLLELFDSEDSRERDCLKTTLHRIYGKFLSLRSFIRKSINNVFLQFVYETERFNGIGELLEILGSIINGFALPLKDEHKIFLIRVLMPLHKVKSLSMYHPQLAYCIVQFLEKDPLLTEDVIMSLLRFWPKINSQKEVMFLNEIEDIFEVMEPSEFLKIQIPLFAQLSKCISSSHFQVSEKVLMFWSNEYFLTLITENAEVILPIIFASLYELTNATQPSVSNGVMKQKLAENPGAVTDANRNLIDPGLNINNDGINGMNDMTDDEYYDSFSNAHHDLDYNSGLPPHNSATTNWNRSIHQLVFGALKVFMDHNVILYDHCTMLYHQSLEEQRVREAARKDGWNKIEEYVSKLKQQKGSDNFTSRNGEKVAGQ
- the SCP1 gene encoding calponin (EggNog:ENOG503NXUA; COG:Z), which gives rise to MFNSNKTVYSTFDSDLTDSRMSKYHRSEAEVKSWLFSLLAIPQSDIDQYKSLNLDLISILKDGILLCQLGNLLQIPGNPCKKVKNSKMPFVQMENISFFLKTCEMIGVPHDEIFQTVDLFDRKDPYQVIVLLISFSRFANQINSSIPIIGPRVAKIKPPVPNKPVRFRAN